The following proteins are co-located in the Candidatus Neomarinimicrobiota bacterium genome:
- the rdgB gene encoding RdgB/HAM1 family non-canonical purine NTP pyrophosphatase, whose product MKLLLATQNKHKVDELTRLLEPYALKVVSLLDYPEIGEIIEDGSTLTANALIKARAGYAHCGLPTIADDTGLAVDALNGAPGVYAARYAGEHVTYDQNVQKMLDELQDIPADKRQAQFQTAAVFFDGEDTVTALGEVAGFITETRQGNSGFGYDPIFFVPEKQKTYAQMSLAEKNQLSHRQRAFEKLLKKLQQTHHAFNAELQQLES is encoded by the coding sequence ATGAAATTGCTATTGGCGACACAGAACAAACACAAGGTAGATGAATTGACGCGTCTCCTGGAGCCCTACGCTCTGAAAGTGGTGTCCCTGCTTGACTATCCCGAGATTGGCGAGATCATTGAAGATGGATCCACTTTAACAGCAAATGCCCTGATCAAAGCCAGGGCCGGCTATGCCCACTGCGGACTACCCACCATCGCTGATGATACCGGTCTGGCCGTAGATGCCTTGAATGGTGCACCTGGTGTCTATGCCGCGCGCTATGCCGGTGAGCATGTCACCTATGACCAGAATGTTCAGAAAATGCTGGACGAGCTGCAGGATATTCCCGCAGATAAACGCCAGGCTCAATTCCAAACCGCCGCTGTTTTCTTTGACGGCGAGGACACGGTCACAGCTCTGGGTGAAGTGGCTGGTTTTATCACTGAAACGCGCCAGGGAAATTCTGGTTTCGGCTATGATCCCATCTTTTTTGTCCCTGAAAAACAAAAGACCTATGCTCAAATGAGTTTGGCAGAAAAAAATCAACTGAGTCACCGTCAACGGGCTTTTGAGAAGCTTTTGAAAAAATTACAACAAACCCATCATGCATTTAATGCGGAGCTGCAGCAATTAGAATCCTAA